The Acetomicrobium thermoterrenum DSM 13490 genomic sequence CCTTCGACTCGAGCTCGTCGAGCTTTTGCACGGCAAGCAGCGCGGCCTGCTCCCTGGCGGCCGAGACCGCATAAAGCCTACTTGTAGCCGCAGGAAGGGCCGCCATGGGTATGAGCGCCACAGTAAGTAGCATCAGCGCCACTAAAGCTTCTATCAGGAAGAAACCGCGCCGCTTCACGTCACTTCACCTGGACTATTGGACGATTACGTAGATTTTAGAATCAGTTTCTTTGAAATATCCGGGGTCATTCGCGCCTGACGCTATATCTAACTCGTTTGTGCCGTACAGTCCAGCAGATTTGGCTTGCTGTGCTAAATTTTTCTTCACGCCACTTCTGACTTCACCATATTTTTCTTCTGATGCTGCTAAATCATAGCCCAGAAACCATGCGTCTTCCGTTTCATTTGCTTGCTCTGAATCAGTCCAGGATTTTACTATACTTCCTTCTTCAAATTTAAAACGCATGGTGTTTTTATCCAGCGGTCTATCTAAATACTTATTTAAAGGGCCTGGGTCACCTTGAAGACTTGTCCAATCAGTGTTTGAATAACCCGTTGGATTTTCCGCCATCCACATCAAAGCTGCCGCCTTCATATTCCTCAGGTCGCTCATTATTCTCGTCGCTTCGGCTGCGTCCCTACTTCCCCCTGCAGCAAGTGTCATCCCAGCCGTCAATATTCCAATAATTGCTATAACTATCAAGACTTCGATTAGTGTAAAACCTTTCCTAGATTTCTCTTTTTTCAACATTTTTATAAATACCTCGCTCAATTTTACCATCCTTTCTTGAAGATATAATATATTTAGTATCGTGTTCCCAAATAGTATAAAACAAAAAAATAATAATGCCAGATTAGCACTATTATAATATATTTTATATTTATTAATTATAATCAGATATTATATCTTAAGCTATCAAATGATTAAGCAGTGTAATTATACTTTTGATGTTCTATAAATGGACGAAATCGCTCATTAAGTTGTATATATTTCTGACGATAATACAATGTACAAATCTTGCTTAAATTTATATCTTATATTATTAATATACTTAATATTATCATATTATATCCCATTCAGTAAACCCTGAATCGAACCGATTATGGGCATAAAAACTGCAAATACGACCAGTGCAACCACACCTCCGACGAAGACAATGAGCACGGGCTCGATTATGGAGGTGAGACGCTTTATCTTCTCGTCGAGCTCGAACTCAAACCAATCCGCAACCTTGTCTACCATATCTTCTAGCCTGCCGGTCTGCTCCCCTATGGTTATCATATGAGCTGCCAGGGGAGGTACGACCTTTATTTTTTTGGCCGTCTCGCCCAGAGCAACTCCTCTTTTTGCCTTTTCTGCCAGCTGGGCGAAGGCGGCTTCCACAATGGCGTTTCCCGACACATCTGCTGTCATCTCAAGGGCAGAAAGTATGGGAACACCCGCCTGGATAAGTCCGGCAAAAGTCCTAAACGTTCTTGCCAAAACAGATTTTTTCCATATGTCGCCAAAAAGCGGCAACCCGAGCTTTAAAGCGTCAACCTTCCTCTTAGTCTCTTTCTTTCTTGAAAAAAGATATGTGGTTAAGGCCAAAAGCAGGACCGCCACAAGGGATAAATGCCAGCGACTGCTAAGCCACAGCGAAAAGCCCAAAACAAGCCTGGTTGGCAGCGGAAGCTCCACACTTAAATCGGTAAAGACGTCGGCAAGTCGGGGCATTATCAGCGTCACCAGCAAAAACACTACGATTATGGCAAAGCCCATGACCACTGCCGGGTAGGTCGAGGCCGAAATGATCTTTTTCCGGAGCTCGTCCTGACGCTCCAGGAAGGTGGCAAGACGGTCCAGGCTCGATTCCAGCACTCCGCCTTCTTCTCCTGCCCTGGCGATGGCCACCATGAGCTTTGAAAATTCCTTCCTGGTAGCCATGGCGGCACTCAAAGAGGTGCCCCTGTCAACCATGGTCTTGACTTCCCTAATGGCCTCGGCGAAGCGCTTGTTTTCTGTCTGTTCGGCGAGCATATCAAGGGCCATGCCTAAGGTTATGCCGGCATCGAGCATCGTGGCCAGCTGCCTGAAGAAAACGGCCTTGTCCTTGAGCTTTACGGTCGACATCGTCTCAAGCCTGGCTTTTAACGTCTTGGCGACGGGTACCTCAATCTCTCCTATCTCTATGGGGTAGTATGCTCTCTCCCTGAGCCATTGAAGCACCTGCTCCTTCGAATAAGCCTCAAGTGTCCCCTGAACAATCTTACCCTCTTTACTTCTTGCTCTATACCTGTAAGCCATTGTCACCCAACTCTTTTTTTAGGTATGAAGAACCCTGTTAAAGTCCTTGAGATCGAAGGCGTAGGAAGCTGCCAGGTCGTAAGGCAATTTGCCTTCCTTCACTAACCGGGCCAAGTCCTGGTCCATGGTGTGCATGCCCTGATCAAGCCCAGTCTGTATGATGCTCTTCAAGCCGTGGATTTTCCTTTCCCTTATGCAGTTTCGCACTGCAGGAACAGCCCACATTAGCTCCGTAGCAACTATTCTGCCGCCTCCTGGCAGAGGGACGAGCTGCTGGGAACAGACTCCTATCAATATGTTGGCGAGCTGTAGCTTCACCTGCTCCTGCTGATGGGGCGGAAAGATGTCCAAGATCCTGTCTATGCTCTGTGGGGCGTCGGGGGTATGAAGCGTCGTAAGGACGAGATGTCCCGTCTCCGCAGCCATTATTGCAGCCCTTGTGGTTTCTAAATCCCTCATTTCGCCGATCATTATCACGTCGGGGTCCTGGCGCAACACCCTCCTCAAGGCCTCAGCGAAACTTGAGGTATCCACCTCGACTTCCCTCTGATGAATCAGTGACTTTGCCGAGGTAAATATATATTCTATTGGATCCTCAATGGTAACTATATGACAACTCCTGGTCAAGTTTATCTCCTGTATTATAGCTGCCAAAGTCGTGGATTTGCCATGCCCTGTGGGCCCTGTTACGAGAAAGAGACCGTGGCGTCTCTTTGTGACTTCCTGAATCTGAGGGGGAAGGAGAAGGTGTTTTATAAGGCGAATCCTCTGGGGTATCAACCTTAAGGCCAAAGCTAGGTTACCACGCTCGAAAGAGCAATTGCCCCTAAAGCGGACTATTTCCCCGTTGGCGAGGGAAAAGTTGAAGCTGAAGTCCAGCTCTCTTTCCTTGTAGAAACGCTCAAGCTGGGTTTCCGATATAAGGCGAGACAATATGCTCCTGACGTCAGTTGTCGTCAGAGGAGGATGGTCGATCGGGTACAACTGTTCGTCTATGCGAAAGGTTGGAGGAAAACCCACCGAAATATGAATGTCGCTGGCATTTCTCCTTGAAGCCTCAGTAAACAATTCCTGAATTCCGAAACGCAAGGACATGACAACACCTCGATCCTCACAGTGTCACCGACAGCACTTCGTCGGCGCTCGTTATCCCGTCTTTCACTTTTTTGGCACCCGAGACTCGAAGGGTTCTCATGCCCTGACGAATGGCCATGGCCCGAAGATCGTCGGAGGTGGCTCCCGTCATCACGGCCCTCCTTATCTCCTCGGTCATGGGCATTATCTCGAAAATTGCCGTCCTTCCCCTGTATCCTGTGCCGCGGCATTCATCGCAGCCTCCGGGCTTATAAACGGTCGTAAAGCCATCCAGGCCCAGACTTTCGGCCACGTCCTGCGGCAGCTCATAAGACACCTTGCAGCTGGGGCACAGTTTTCTGACCAACCTCTGCGCCATCACGGCGACCACGGAAGAGGACACCAGGAAGGGCGGAATTCCCATGTCTACCATCCTTATGATGGAGCTTGGGGCGTCGTTTGTATGAAGCGTCGACATCACCAAGTGTCCCGTGAGGGCAGCCCTGACGGCCAGCTGGGCCGTTTCCGTATCGCGCATCTCACCCACCAGTATGATGTCGGGGTCCTGGCGCAGTATGGACCTCAAGACCGTGTCGAAGGTAAGGCCTGCCTTTTCGTTTATCTGCACCTGGTTGACTCCCGCAATGGTGTACTCGACGGGGTCTTCCACCGTCGTGATGTTCACGTCGTAGGAGTTAAGGGTCTGTAGTATCGAATAAAGGGTGGTCGATTTTCCGCTCCCCGTCGGCCCCGTGACCAATATGATGCCATAAGGTACTTTTATGATCTTATCCAGGACCACTCTCTCATCGGTATCCAGTCCGAGCTTTTCCAAGCCCACCATGGCTGTGGCCTGATCGAGCAAGCGCATGACCAGCTTTTCGCCGTAAATGGCAGGAAGGCTTGATACTCTTATATCGATGCGCCGACCCTCTGCGCGAAGGAGTATCCTGCCGTCCTGAGGGTGGCGCTTCTCTGCGATGTCCATGCCCGACATTATCTTTATTCGAGACGACACAGGGGGGTGAAGGTGTTTAGGAAAGGTGAGCATATCGAACAAGACGCCGTCTATTCTGTACCTGACCCGCGTCTCACTCTCGAAGGGCTCCACGTGGACGTCGGAGGCGCCGCTTTCCACGGCCTGCCCCAATATGGTGTTAACGAGCTTGACGACGGGGGCATCGTCTATGGAGACGGCCTCTTCCCTCGACAGGTCAAACTCGGCGCCTTCTTCCTCTACCACCTCGATTAAAGCCCTGTCGATGCTTGATTTTACGCTGTAAAAGGACTCTATGGCGCGCTTGATGTCGGAAAGGGTTGCGATCATGATGTCAAGGTCCATGCCCGTTATCATCCTGATCTCATCGAGGGCCAGGATGTTGAAGGGATCGGAGATTGCTATGGTCAGCTTATTTGCGTTTTCATCGATCGAAAGGGGAACAACCTCAAGCCTCCCGGCCATGCTCTCGGGTATGGTGTCAATGGCCTCCTGCATGGGGCGAAACATGGAAAGGGAAACGAAGGGATACTTCGTCTGCTTTGAAATGGCCTGGGCTAGATCCTTTTCCGTGACCCAACCGTTTTTGACAAGGATCTCGCCGATGCGCAGGTTCGTAGCGGTCTGCTCCTTTAAGGCCATCTCCAACTGCTCGGGCAGGATGTAACCCTGCTCGAGCAGTATCCGGCCCAAAAGAGGCTTCCTCTCGGCCTGCTTGTCCCTGTTATTCATAAACCTGCCTCCAGACTATCAGAATATTAAACAGATTTTGTAATGTTGTTATAGCATAGCATACAATAACTAATCGAACGTGAGCTGAAAAATTCCGGACAATGTTAAAATTTATTTTGTACGGCACTAACGACATGTTCTATTACTTTGATGTAATTAGTTAACATATCTTAACTATCCATAAAAAAGCCCATGAAGCCTGTAAATCACACAACTCCATGGGTCTGTCGCGCTACTCACTCACCCTTCGCTCTTGCACCCGCCATCAGAAATCCAAAGGGATTATCGTACCCCCGAAACCATAGATATTTTTTATATCACGGACATCTTGTTTTAACAATAGGGCAAACTTCAAAATAATAAAAATTTTCTGCATGAAAATTCCACATGAGCTCGCCGGGAATTCACAACCGGGACACGTGACGACCCCCACCTGTTTGCCTGGCGACCCCTAACTATATTTAATATAACTAGATTTATATAACTAGATCCCGGGGAACTATTTGTGTCCGCCACGCGTTCTTTCTTACTAAAACTTTTTATTTTAATAAAACATAAAAGAGCCTGTCCCTCGGTCCGTCGAACTCGCAGAAAAATATGCCCTGCCAAGTACCGAGCATTAAACGACCATCATGGATGGGTATGACCTGCGAGGCGCCGATGAGGCTAGACTTTATGTGGGCATCGGAGTTGCCCTCGAGGTGCGAATACTCTCCCTTACGCGGAGCCAGGTTCTTAAGCTGTCTCAAGATGTCCTTCCTGACGCTCGGATCAGCGTCTTCGTTTATCGTAACGGCCGCAGTGGTATGGGGGACGTAAACCACACATAAGCCCTCCTTTATGCCTGAGGACCTCACGTCCTCCTCCGCCGTACGCGAAATGTCTATAAGCTCCTCGCGAGCCTTAGTGCGCAACGTATGAGCCATAAACACCTAAAACACCTCCGTAAAATGTTTCATACCGCAATACCGCAGTCTATCCATCCAGGCCAAAGACGACCTTTAGGGCCTCGTCGATCTTTGACATCACGTCTTCTTCAAGCTCGCCGCGCACCCTGACAAGGCGCTCGGCGTAATCGACGGGCCTGGTTTGCAGGCAGTCAGCGACGGATTTTTTGGTCAGTCCGTTTCGGGGAGTCGGATCTATTTCAACGTTTGTGATAATCCTGGCCTTCTTTTCGCTCCAGGCCATTACGGGCACCACCTGAACGACGGGAACGCGCTCGTTGTAAACGTCGTTGGTAACGACCACGCAGGGGCGAACTTTCCCCGTCTCGGAACCCTTCGTGGGATCAAGGTCGATGTCTATCACCATTCCCCGTTTTAACACGCTCATGACGGCCACTCCGCGGTGTTTGCCTTCGTCCATTCTCGGGTCTCGGCGTCCTCTTCGTAAACTTGGGCGTAAAGGGCCGCCGATTCGCGCAAACGTCGATTAGCCATATCCTTCACATATAGATCCAGGGCAAAACGAACCATTTCGCTTTTGTCCTTGAATCCGAAGCGCTTGAACTGTTCAAGCAATTTGACGTGCGATTCATCGAGTCCGACTTTGACCTGTTTCATGTGAACCCTCCTTTAGGCCCTACATCTGGGCCCAATAAATAGTGCCATTGGTAACTGCTATTATAGGGTCTAAAAATCGAGGGTCAAGCCGGCACCACGCATATCATTCGTACCGAAGTGCATCTATGGGGTTCAAAAGCGAGGCCTTGTAGGCAGGGTACAAGCCGAAGACGATGCCGACCAATGCGGAAAAGCCAAAGGACAAGGCAACGGAGCCGGGAAGCACGACGGTCTGCCAGTTGAAGGCTTGCGACAGCACGTAAGACAGCAGTGCCCCAAGGAAGACCCCCACCGCTCCGCCGGTCATGGAAAGCATGCCCGACTCCACCAGAAACTGAAGCATTATGTCCTTTGAAGTCGCGCCGACGGCCATGCGGATGCCTATCTCCCTGGTGCGCTCGGTGACGGAAACGAGCATTACGTTCATTATGCCGATGCCGCCCACCAGCAGCGATACCGATGCTATGGAGCCCAAAAGAAGGGACATCACCTTCATGGACTCTTGGGCTGCTTCCATGGCCTGCTGCATGTTTCTCACGGTGAAGTCGTCGTCCTGTGGATTTGATATCTTGTGGCGCTGTCTTAACAGCAGGGTCACCTCTTCCTGGGCCCTGTCCATTAGGTCTTCTGACTTGACCTTTACCGTTATGGAAGAAACCATGTCTGGTCTTGGCATGCCAAAAAGCCTCTTCTGCGCCGTCGTTACGGGCACCATGACTACGTCGTCCTGATCCCTGCCCCAGCTCGACTCGCCCTTGGGCTCAAGCACGCCTATCACCTGAAAAGGTATGTTTTTTATCCTGATCGTCTCGCCCACGGGGTCGGAATAGCCAAAAAGCTCTTGCGCCACGGTCGTCCCAAGTATGGCCACCTTGGCGGCGCTTCTTATGTCCTGCTCCGTGAAGGGACGCCCCAACTTCAGCTGCCAGTCGTTGACCACGAATACTCCTTCAGTAACGCCTGAAATTTGGGTTGACCAGTTTTGGTTTCCGTAGACCACCTGAGCTACCCCTGAGTATTGGGCCAACACTTCTTCGATGGACGGACATTCCTCTTTTA encodes the following:
- a CDS encoding type IV pilus modification PilV family protein; protein product: MKRRGFFLIEALVALMLLTVALIPMAALPAATSRLYAVSAAREQAALLAVQKLDELESKEFNDLSVGSQTIDGYRIDWSVGETVGQQKEVRVSVAWNDGKSKLEITRQVSVSACHTSG
- a CDS encoding type II secretion system protein, with the translated sequence MSEVFIKMLKKEKSRKGFTLIEVLIVIAIIGILTAGMTLAAGGSRDAAEATRIMSDLRNMKAAALMWMAENPTGYSNTDWTSLQGDPGPLNKYLDRPLDKNTMRFKFEEGSIVKSWTDSEQANETEDAWFLGYDLAASEEKYGEVRSGVKKNLAQQAKSAGLYGTNELDIASGANDPGYFKETDSKIYVIVQ
- a CDS encoding type II secretion system F family protein; this translates as MAYRYRARSKEGKIVQGTLEAYSKEQVLQWLRERAYYPIEIGEIEVPVAKTLKARLETMSTVKLKDKAVFFRQLATMLDAGITLGMALDMLAEQTENKRFAEAIREVKTMVDRGTSLSAAMATRKEFSKLMVAIARAGEEGGVLESSLDRLATFLERQDELRKKIISASTYPAVVMGFAIIVVFLLVTLIMPRLADVFTDLSVELPLPTRLVLGFSLWLSSRWHLSLVAVLLLALTTYLFSRKKETKRKVDALKLGLPLFGDIWKKSVLARTFRTFAGLIQAGVPILSALEMTADVSGNAIVEAAFAQLAEKAKRGVALGETAKKIKVVPPLAAHMITIGEQTGRLEDMVDKVADWFEFELDEKIKRLTSIIEPVLIVFVGGVVALVVFAVFMPIIGSIQGLLNGI
- a CDS encoding type IV pilus twitching motility protein PilT; protein product: MSLRFGIQELFTEASRRNASDIHISVGFPPTFRIDEQLYPIDHPPLTTTDVRSILSRLISETQLERFYKERELDFSFNFSLANGEIVRFRGNCSFERGNLALALRLIPQRIRLIKHLLLPPQIQEVTKRRHGLFLVTGPTGHGKSTTLAAIIQEINLTRSCHIVTIEDPIEYIFTSAKSLIHQREVEVDTSSFAEALRRVLRQDPDVIMIGEMRDLETTRAAIMAAETGHLVLTTLHTPDAPQSIDRILDIFPPHQQEQVKLQLANILIGVCSQQLVPLPGGGRIVATELMWAVPAVRNCIRERKIHGLKSIIQTGLDQGMHTMDQDLARLVKEGKLPYDLAASYAFDLKDFNRVLHT
- a CDS encoding GspE/PulE family protein is translated as MNNRDKQAERKPLLGRILLEQGYILPEQLEMALKEQTATNLRIGEILVKNGWVTEKDLAQAISKQTKYPFVSLSMFRPMQEAIDTIPESMAGRLEVVPLSIDENANKLTIAISDPFNILALDEIRMITGMDLDIMIATLSDIKRAIESFYSVKSSIDRALIEVVEEEGAEFDLSREEAVSIDDAPVVKLVNTILGQAVESGASDVHVEPFESETRVRYRIDGVLFDMLTFPKHLHPPVSSRIKIMSGMDIAEKRHPQDGRILLRAEGRRIDIRVSSLPAIYGEKLVMRLLDQATAMVGLEKLGLDTDERVVLDKIIKVPYGIILVTGPTGSGKSTTLYSILQTLNSYDVNITTVEDPVEYTIAGVNQVQINEKAGLTFDTVLRSILRQDPDIILVGEMRDTETAQLAVRAALTGHLVMSTLHTNDAPSSIIRMVDMGIPPFLVSSSVVAVMAQRLVRKLCPSCKVSYELPQDVAESLGLDGFTTVYKPGGCDECRGTGYRGRTAIFEIMPMTEEIRRAVMTGATSDDLRAMAIRQGMRTLRVSGAKKVKDGITSADEVLSVTL
- a CDS encoding secondary thiamine-phosphate synthase enzyme YjbQ; this encodes MAHTLRTKAREELIDISRTAEEDVRSSGIKEGLCVVYVPHTTAAVTINEDADPSVRKDILRQLKNLAPRKGEYSHLEGNSDAHIKSSLIGASQVIPIHDGRLMLGTWQGIFFCEFDGPRDRLFYVLLK
- a CDS encoding type II toxin-antitoxin system PemK/MazF family toxin, with amino-acid sequence MDEGKHRGVAVMSVLKRGMVIDIDLDPTKGSETGKVRPCVVVTNDVYNERVPVVQVVPVMAWSEKKARIITNVEIDPTPRNGLTKKSVADCLQTRPVDYAERLVRVRGELEEDVMSKIDEALKVVFGLDG
- a CDS encoding ABC transporter permease, translating into MISFVETCRVSFRAIVSNKMRSGLAMLGIVIGVGAVIAMLALGAGATFQIKSVMSSMGSNLLMIRPGTVTSGGIRMGAGSIPSLTLGDATAIKEECPSIEEVLAQYSGVAQVVYGNQNWSTQISGVTEGVFVVNDWQLKLGRPFTEQDIRSAAKVAILGTTVAQELFGYSDPVGETIRIKNIPFQVIGVLEPKGESSWGRDQDDVVMVPVTTAQKRLFGMPRPDMVSSITVKVKSEDLMDRAQEEVTLLLRQRHKISNPQDDDFTVRNMQQAMEAAQESMKVMSLLLGSIASVSLLVGGIGIMNVMLVSVTERTREIGIRMAVGATSKDIMLQFLVESGMLSMTGGAVGVFLGALLSYVLSQAFNWQTVVLPGSVALSFGFSALVGIVFGLYPAYKASLLNPIDALRYE